Proteins found in one Desulfatiglans sp. genomic segment:
- a CDS encoding electron transfer flavoprotein subunit alpha/FixB family protein, giving the protein MTVNRDIWIIAAHTGDAVDEAAFGLIAEARGIISRSGENGMVTAVIMGTPEDAVMTSLKDGGADRIIHINHESLNRYNGELFARALFDHVDGRSLSCILLAHNEGRSDLAPRLAAMMNSALVTRAMDFRFDEEARAVAIRPVSNGYLFEEVVINTDNPPVISYLPSVLSAVNPYKSQVATHVEVIAPEIDEGTLAAKVIKVIKASPENLSIKDASIVVAGGRGAGKGDAFNIIHDIAKEIGASVGGTRPVIDLQLLPFERQIGQTGKTIVPDLIINCGISGANEYSAGMEKAKHVISINKDARARIFRVSDLGVVGDLKEIIPLLIERVREIKERV; this is encoded by the coding sequence TTGACAGTAAACAGAGACATATGGATTATTGCTGCTCACACAGGTGATGCTGTTGATGAGGCGGCCTTTGGCCTGATAGCAGAGGCAAGGGGTATTATAAGCAGGAGCGGCGAAAACGGCATGGTGACTGCTGTAATTATGGGTACGCCTGAAGATGCTGTAATGACCTCATTAAAAGATGGGGGCGCTGACAGGATTATCCATATCAACCATGAATCTCTGAACAGGTATAATGGAGAGCTTTTTGCGAGGGCGTTATTTGATCATGTAGATGGTCGCAGCTTATCATGCATTCTTCTAGCCCATAATGAAGGTAGATCAGACCTTGCACCCAGGCTTGCTGCAATGATGAATAGCGCCCTTGTAACAAGGGCAATGGACTTCCGATTTGATGAAGAGGCTAGAGCTGTTGCAATAAGGCCGGTATCAAACGGGTATCTTTTTGAAGAGGTGGTAATAAACACAGATAATCCGCCGGTCATTTCATATCTTCCATCAGTATTAAGTGCTGTAAACCCTTATAAGAGCCAGGTAGCTACACATGTAGAGGTAATAGCCCCTGAGATTGATGAGGGCACACTCGCTGCTAAAGTAATTAAGGTGATTAAAGCTTCACCAGAAAATCTATCAATAAAAGATGCAAGTATTGTTGTGGCAGGGGGCAGGGGTGCGGGAAAAGGTGATGCATTTAATATTATCCATGACATTGCGAAGGAGATAGGCGCATCGGTTGGCGGCACAAGACCTGTGATCGATTTGCAGTTATTACCATTTGAGAGGCAGATCGGCCAGACAGGGAAGACTATTGTGCCTGATCTCATAATTAATTGCGGTATATCCGGGGCAAATGAGTACAGCGCCGGCATGGAAAAGGCCAAACATGTAATTTCCATTAATAAAGATGCAAGGGCAAGGATCTTCAGGGTTTCTGACCTTGGCGTTGTGGGTGATTTAAAGGAGATTATTCCTCTTTTGATTGAGAGGGTAAGGGAAATTAAAGAAAGGGTATAA
- a CDS encoding FAD-dependent oxidoreductase has translation MFDHLFKPIQINNITLSNRAIFLAHRTNFSKRGEVNEKHTAYYTRRAKGRCGLIILGELCIHPDNRPWGSLINFYEPSVISQFKKFTDSIHSHDSRIFAQLIHHGFQSSGAITRKEVWGPSANSDISFGEVSKPMEIEDIHEVIDSFTNAAVIARDAGFDGVEIDMGAESLIRQFLSPLTNHREDEYGGSLQNRMRFAIELLEKVKSAAGEDFAIGVRLCVDEKFWGAITPEESKQFAKTFEEKGLASYINTTVGTYYSLYLSMASMHTPPGFSIDAAELLKANVKIPVIASHQISSPMMAEEILEKGQADAVGFIRNLICDPDMIIKAKEGRIKDIRYCVRDNKGCIGRVNNKKRIGCIQNPEVGFEGNPKPVAPVKKFIRKRVIVIGAGPAGLEAARTAAERGHAVKIFEKADQLGGQINLIKKRPKRQGMGAIVTYLMRMTEKLETPIITGIEATTEMMLKENPDVVIVATGSYPRVKPVPGEYGPPHVLNVWEVLQGSYPIKEKILFIDENGGHHAAATVEYLADLGKSVHMVTSDLFIGIELSPLGDLSTTRQRLLQKGVIFTSDLRIEEINSLKARFTDIYTNRPVILEGYDTIILDMGNRADDKLYMGLKGKVNELYRVGDCVAPRGIDMAFLEARRVGELI, from the coding sequence ATGTTTGACCATCTATTCAAACCCATTCAAATCAATAATATTACTCTCTCCAACAGGGCCATTTTTCTTGCACATCGTACCAATTTTTCAAAACGCGGGGAGGTCAACGAAAAACACACAGCGTATTATACAAGAAGGGCAAAGGGGAGATGCGGCCTGATTATTTTGGGTGAACTCTGTATCCATCCTGATAACAGGCCCTGGGGATCTCTCATTAATTTCTATGAGCCTTCAGTAATCAGCCAATTTAAAAAATTTACAGACTCAATCCATTCACATGATTCACGCATCTTTGCTCAGCTTATTCATCACGGGTTTCAGAGCAGCGGCGCCATAACAAGAAAAGAGGTGTGGGGGCCGTCGGCAAATTCCGATATCAGCTTCGGAGAGGTATCAAAACCCATGGAGATTGAGGACATCCACGAGGTAATAGACTCCTTTACAAATGCAGCGGTGATTGCAAGGGATGCAGGCTTCGATGGTGTTGAGATAGACATGGGCGCAGAATCACTCATAAGGCAGTTTCTCTCTCCACTTACAAATCATCGTGAAGATGAATATGGCGGGAGTCTACAAAACAGGATGCGTTTTGCCATTGAGCTGCTTGAAAAGGTAAAGTCGGCAGCTGGAGAGGATTTTGCCATCGGTGTAAGGCTTTGTGTTGATGAAAAGTTCTGGGGGGCTATTACACCTGAAGAGTCAAAACAGTTCGCTAAAACATTTGAGGAGAAGGGTCTTGCCTCATATATAAATACAACAGTAGGCACTTATTACAGCCTTTACCTATCCATGGCATCCATGCATACACCGCCCGGTTTCTCAATCGATGCCGCTGAACTTCTGAAGGCGAATGTTAAGATACCTGTAATTGCAAGCCACCAGATAAGTTCCCCCATGATGGCAGAGGAGATCCTTGAAAAGGGGCAGGCAGATGCAGTGGGTTTTATCAGGAACCTCATATGCGACCCGGACATGATCATAAAGGCAAAGGAAGGCCGAATTAAAGATATACGATACTGTGTAAGGGATAACAAGGGGTGCATAGGCAGGGTTAACAATAAAAAGCGGATCGGCTGTATACAGAACCCTGAGGTGGGATTTGAAGGAAATCCAAAACCTGTTGCGCCAGTAAAAAAGTTTATACGAAAAAGGGTTATTGTAATAGGAGCGGGGCCTGCAGGGCTTGAGGCAGCGAGGACAGCAGCCGAAAGGGGTCATGCTGTAAAGATATTTGAAAAGGCAGATCAGCTGGGGGGTCAGATAAACCTTATTAAAAAGAGACCAAAGCGCCAGGGCATGGGGGCGATTGTTACATATCTCATGCGAATGACAGAAAAACTTGAAACCCCTATTATTACCGGAATCGAAGCAACAACTGAGATGATGTTAAAGGAAAACCCTGATGTTGTTATTGTGGCAACAGGGAGCTACCCCCGTGTTAAGCCTGTGCCTGGTGAGTATGGCCCGCCCCATGTTCTGAATGTTTGGGAGGTACTTCAGGGCTCATACCCAATTAAAGAAAAAATACTCTTTATAGATGAAAACGGCGGGCATCATGCGGCTGCTACTGTTGAGTACCTTGCTGACCTGGGGAAAAGTGTGCACATGGTTACCAGCGATCTCTTTATCGGTATAGAACTTTCTCCACTCGGTGATCTCTCCACTACAAGACAGCGGCTATTACAGAAGGGGGTTATATTTACATCTGACCTGCGTATAGAAGAGATCAATTCATTAAAAGCAAGATTTACAGATATCTATACCAACAGGCCTGTAATACTTGAGGGATATGACACAATAATACTCGATATGGGAAACAGGGCAGATGATAAATTATACATGGGTCTTAAAGGAAAGGTTAATGAGCTTTACCGGGTCGGTGACTGTGTTGCCCCAAGGGGTATTGACATGGCCTTTCTTGAGGCGAGAAGAGTTGGGGAATTGATATGA
- a CDS encoding mycofactocin system FadH/OYE family oxidoreductase 2 yields MSEFRYLFSPLKIGSVVVPNRIHFAAHMTNFGEDQRISDRHIFYYTERAKGGCGLITTEELTVHPSDHAYDKLVDAFAPEVVHGYKRLTYAIHQYDTKIFAQLNHNGMQADGTISRLPVWGPSPGADPLFRETCKEMEVEDIRECCEYYARSAIYAVEGGFDGIELQLGHSSLVRQFLSHATNHREDEYGGSLENRMRFCLEVIDSVRRAVGEGFTLGIRLNADEMHPRGGITLEDAKRIAVRVEKTGQLDFMNLSLGTFHNLFLVEGSMHTPLAYTVPLASAIRSVIDLPVFCTNRINDPHLAENILADGHADMIGMVRALICDPEFPNKAMEGRTEDIRQCIACNQGCIARMGLGYTLGCVQNPAVGYEEHIGIGKMTPCKSQKKVVIVGAGPAGLEAARTAALRKHRVLLFEKNEEPGGQNLIAGRAAGRQEITGVTRWLLSQVNKLDIDIRLGTEATAETVLAESPDAVIIATGSVPKNHPFPGEYSSTDVVNTVQVLKEEVEVGKKVLLIDNDGHHQATGTAEFLADRGREVHIITSSLFTGGNLGPLQDLYLTRKRLAEKGVTFTPDIAVLEIQGTVVKGLHVYSNQMMDFTGYNTIVLAVGSTSCDQLYFELKGRVKELYRAGDCVAPRKTDMAIVDGHRLGRQV; encoded by the coding sequence ATGAGTGAATTCAGGTATCTTTTCAGCCCACTCAAGATCGGTAGCGTAGTTGTCCCAAACCGCATTCATTTTGCCGCACACATGACCAATTTTGGCGAAGATCAGCGGATAAGCGACAGACACATTTTTTATTATACTGAAAGGGCAAAGGGGGGCTGCGGTCTTATTACAACCGAGGAACTCACAGTTCACCCCTCCGATCATGCCTATGACAAGCTTGTGGATGCATTTGCGCCTGAGGTGGTGCATGGCTATAAAAGGCTGACCTACGCTATTCACCAGTATGACACAAAGATATTTGCGCAGCTTAACCACAACGGGATGCAGGCAGATGGCACCATATCAAGGCTTCCTGTCTGGGGGCCATCTCCAGGGGCTGACCCCCTTTTCAGGGAGACATGCAAGGAGATGGAGGTAGAGGATATCAGGGAGTGCTGTGAGTATTATGCAAGAAGCGCCATCTACGCTGTCGAGGGGGGCTTTGATGGAATAGAGCTTCAACTGGGCCACAGCTCCCTTGTCAGGCAGTTCTTGTCCCATGCAACCAATCACAGGGAGGATGAATATGGAGGAAGCCTTGAAAACCGCATGAGATTCTGTCTTGAGGTGATAGATTCTGTAAGAAGGGCGGTTGGTGAGGGCTTTACCCTTGGCATAAGACTTAATGCAGACGAGATGCACCCCAGGGGAGGGATCACCCTTGAGGATGCAAAGAGGATTGCTGTGCGTGTTGAGAAAACAGGCCAGCTAGACTTTATGAACCTGAGCCTCGGCACTTTTCACAATCTTTTCCTTGTTGAAGGTTCCATGCATACACCGCTGGCCTATACTGTGCCCCTTGCATCGGCTATACGCTCTGTAATTGACCTCCCGGTATTCTGTACCAACAGGATAAATGACCCTCACCTTGCAGAGAATATCCTCGCAGATGGCCATGCTGACATGATTGGTATGGTAAGGGCGCTCATTTGTGACCCGGAGTTTCCAAACAAGGCAATGGAGGGGAGAACCGAGGATATAAGACAGTGTATTGCATGCAATCAGGGGTGCATTGCCCGTATGGGGCTTGGTTACACACTCGGGTGCGTCCAGAATCCTGCGGTGGGCTACGAAGAGCATATAGGTATCGGTAAAATGACACCATGCAAATCACAGAAAAAGGTGGTCATTGTCGGGGCAGGGCCAGCGGGCCTTGAGGCTGCGCGTACTGCTGCCCTGCGTAAACACAGGGTTTTACTCTTTGAAAAGAATGAGGAGCCCGGCGGCCAGAATCTTATAGCAGGAAGGGCAGCAGGGAGACAGGAGATTACGGGCGTTACAAGATGGTTACTGAGCCAGGTTAATAAACTTGATATAGATATAAGGCTTGGAACAGAGGCGACCGCAGAAACAGTACTAGCTGAATCGCCTGATGCTGTAATTATTGCAACCGGTTCAGTGCCAAAGAATCATCCTTTCCCCGGTGAATACTCCTCCACCGATGTTGTAAATACTGTGCAGGTATTAAAGGAAGAGGTTGAGGTTGGAAAAAAGGTGCTGCTCATAGATAATGACGGCCACCATCAGGCAACAGGCACAGCGGAGTTCCTTGCAGACAGGGGGAGAGAGGTGCATATTATCACATCATCCCTTTTTACTGGCGGTAACCTTGGTCCCTTGCAGGATCTCTATCTCACAAGAAAGAGGCTGGCGGAAAAGGGGGTGACCTTTACACCTGATATAGCTGTGCTTGAGATACAGGGCACTGTTGTGAAGGGGCTTCATGTATATTCAAATCAGATGATGGATTTTACAGGGTATAACACCATTGTGCTTGCGGTTGGCAGTACCTCATGTGACCAGTTGTATTTTGAGCTTAAAGGAAGGGTTAAAGAGCTTTACCGGGCAGGGGATTGTGTTGCCCCCAGAAAAACAGACATGGCCATTGTCGATGGCCACAGGCTAGGAAGGCAAGTTTGA
- a CDS encoding (Fe-S)-binding protein — translation MPSSLDLLLLSLAILIMGIGLVKIFCIIRSGRPERCLKGPGYLIAYLLNHKTILRKPVVGILHVVVFWGCLLPIMIIILAQTRLIMPGLLSCIISVLLDIVGILFLAAAIIIFIRRATSKDNIGQKVSLLPILILIMILITGFMIEGIRLGIVMPENLWVSPIGYCLSFIFPASPLLMQIMIRIHLYLFILLIALIPFTFFRHLIISPLNIIFKKQGNRGELRPVSYEGAPGSNHVGEFSWKQILEIEACVSCGRCEESCPAFISGKPLSPKKIVKAIHEIAVSGKNMSLDSCILPDEIWSCTTCMACVEACPVYVVPLDKVVEIRRYLTMGKGELPIEARPMIRSLELYGDVNGKGVSHKAEWAMNRGVKVTRPDERDVEIVIWTGCSGAFHPRYQEVSRALVTILQKAGINFRILGANELCCGDPARRLGDEELFISLAKKNLKTLREHNVNRIITLCPHCFNTLKNEYPWMETDGNHKFEVIHASQYVMGLIENKIITPVYPLQKKVTLHDPCYLGRGNDIYDPLRGIVKSIPGVRFEELARSKEKGFCCGGGGGGMWLHENLGKRLNIIRSEEISEKGVDVVCTACPYCQTMISDGISGLELERPPQVLDIIEVVERALR, via the coding sequence ATGCCTTCATCTTTAGATCTTTTGCTCCTCTCCCTTGCCATTCTTATTATGGGCATTGGCCTTGTAAAAATATTCTGCATCATCAGGTCAGGCAGGCCGGAAAGATGCCTGAAAGGGCCTGGATATCTTATTGCCTATCTGCTTAACCATAAAACCATACTCAGAAAACCTGTTGTCGGGATTCTTCATGTAGTAGTTTTCTGGGGGTGCCTGCTGCCCATCATGATCATTATACTGGCGCAAACCAGGCTGATAATGCCCGGTCTTTTATCATGCATAATCTCTGTGCTGCTTGATATTGTCGGTATCCTGTTTCTTGCCGCCGCAATAATAATTTTTATAAGACGCGCAACATCAAAAGATAATATCGGCCAGAAAGTAAGCCTTTTACCCATTCTTATCCTGATAATGATTCTCATTACCGGGTTCATGATTGAAGGTATAAGGCTTGGCATTGTAATGCCTGAAAATCTCTGGGTCTCTCCGATTGGCTACTGTTTATCTTTCATATTCCCGGCATCACCTTTATTGATGCAGATCATGATAAGGATACACCTTTATTTGTTTATCCTGCTGATAGCCCTGATCCCCTTTACCTTTTTCAGGCACCTTATTATTTCTCCTCTGAATATAATCTTTAAAAAACAGGGTAACAGGGGAGAACTGAGGCCCGTGTCATATGAAGGGGCACCCGGTAGCAACCATGTTGGTGAATTTTCATGGAAACAGATACTTGAAATCGAGGCATGTGTTTCATGCGGAAGATGTGAAGAGAGCTGTCCGGCATTTATATCAGGAAAACCCCTTTCTCCAAAGAAAATAGTAAAGGCGATCCATGAGATTGCTGTATCAGGTAAAAACATGTCCCTTGATTCATGCATCTTACCGGATGAGATATGGTCATGCACCACATGCATGGCCTGTGTTGAGGCATGTCCGGTTTATGTAGTGCCGCTGGACAAGGTCGTGGAGATCAGGCGGTATCTCACAATGGGTAAAGGCGAACTGCCAATAGAGGCACGCCCCATGATAAGGTCACTTGAACTGTATGGTGATGTAAACGGGAAGGGTGTATCACACAAGGCAGAGTGGGCAATGAATCGAGGCGTTAAGGTCACAAGGCCTGATGAGAGGGATGTTGAGATAGTTATCTGGACAGGCTGCTCAGGGGCTTTTCATCCACGCTATCAGGAGGTCTCAAGGGCGCTCGTGACTATACTACAAAAGGCCGGTATTAATTTCAGGATACTGGGCGCCAATGAACTTTGCTGCGGCGACCCTGCCCGAAGGCTTGGAGATGAGGAGCTGTTTATAAGTTTAGCAAAGAAGAATCTTAAGACATTAAGGGAACATAATGTAAACAGGATAATAACCCTGTGCCCTCATTGTTTTAACACGCTAAAAAACGAATATCCGTGGATGGAAACTGATGGCAACCATAAGTTTGAAGTGATCCATGCAAGCCAGTATGTAATGGGGCTTATAGAAAATAAGATAATTACACCTGTGTACCCCCTGCAAAAGAAGGTTACGCTGCATGATCCCTGTTACCTTGGGAGAGGTAATGATATATATGATCCATTAAGGGGTATTGTTAAAAGTATCCCAGGGGTTAGATTTGAAGAGCTTGCAAGATCAAAAGAAAAGGGATTCTGCTGCGGTGGGGGCGGAGGAGGTATGTGGCTGCATGAAAACCTTGGTAAAAGGCTTAATATTATTAGGTCTGAGGAGATTTCGGAAAAAGGTGTTGATGTGGTATGCACAGCATGTCCCTATTGCCAGACCATGATAAGCGACGGCATAAGCGGGCTTGAGCTGGAGAGGCCGCCGCAGGTGCTGGATATAATTGAGGTGGTTGAGAGGGCGTTGAGATAA